From the genome of bacterium, one region includes:
- a CDS encoding glycosyltransferase, whose product MTPRPLVSIIILNYNGLKFLPRCLSSLAATEYAPTELIVADNGSTDGSLDYLRTEYPQVKIIEFGANWGYSGAYNRAIPQVSGKYCVLLNFDVEVEPNWLSSSIEILEQDPKIAAAQPKLKQYQNHTLFEYSGGAGGYLDAYGFPFVRGRIFDTIEEDRGQYEDVREIFWATGAALVVRTDAYAKAGGLDEDFFMHMEELDLCWRLWLTGHKIVVAPQGTVYHWAGAALSADRIRKMYLNHRNSLAMLIKNYSMGRLLRRLPVRILLDWIALAVSPLKGEPKRSVAIVWAHCHCLLTLPHLLRKRAKVQRIRQVDDAALDHVILPLSIVRRYHFEKQTTFSQIIGTREI is encoded by the coding sequence ATGACCCCGCGCCCGCTGGTCTCCATCATCATCCTGAATTACAATGGGTTGAAGTTCCTACCGCGGTGCCTGTCCAGTCTGGCGGCCACCGAGTATGCCCCAACGGAACTCATTGTAGCTGACAACGGCTCAACGGACGGTAGTCTGGACTACCTCCGCACCGAGTACCCACAGGTCAAGATTATTGAGTTTGGAGCCAACTGGGGCTACAGCGGAGCGTACAACCGCGCGATTCCGCAAGTCAGCGGTAAGTACTGCGTTCTATTGAATTTCGATGTTGAGGTCGAGCCCAACTGGCTGTCCAGTTCGATTGAAATCCTGGAACAGGATCCGAAAATCGCTGCCGCACAGCCGAAGCTCAAACAGTACCAAAATCACACGTTGTTCGAATACTCGGGTGGTGCTGGTGGATACCTCGATGCTTATGGTTTTCCGTTTGTGCGCGGTAGGATCTTCGATACCATCGAGGAAGACCGCGGACAATACGAAGACGTGCGGGAAATCTTCTGGGCAACGGGTGCGGCGCTGGTCGTGCGCACGGATGCCTATGCCAAGGCCGGCGGTCTTGACGAAGATTTCTTTATGCACATGGAAGAGCTGGACTTGTGCTGGCGCTTGTGGTTGACCGGACACAAGATCGTGGTTGCACCGCAGGGCACCGTCTATCATTGGGCCGGTGCGGCGCTGTCCGCGGACCGCATCCGCAAAATGTATTTGAATCATCGTAACAGCCTGGCCATGCTGATCAAGAATTACAGCATGGGCAGATTGCTGCGCAGATTACCGGTGAGAATTCTGCTGGACTGGATCGCACTGGCGGTTTCACCCTTGAAGGGCGAACCGAAGCGCTCGGTGGCGATCGTATGGGCACATTGCCATTGTCTGCTCACGTTGCCGCACTTGCTGCGTAAGCGCGCCAAAGTGCAGCGCATTCGCCAGGTGGATGACGCCGCGCTGGACCACGTGATCCTGCCGCTGAGCATCGTGCGCCGCTATCATTTTGAGAAACAAACGACCTTCAGTCAAATCATAGGTACCCGTGAGATTTAG
- a CDS encoding SPOR domain-containing protein — MLCGGCAASGTGARTMRGGMANDSTDFGMPLDPWTLGPDVFAQTKRVVEDESRADSAEAQIGSAPVPSLPADQSAAAAKVVVVTADTVAPASESTLPVDIADDVPNQPARFTVQLGTFLDRQRAQEFYDRAADQLGLSGVILTDWPFFRLRFGSYSTRESADSLHQVAMTRGFYDARVLRLTH; from the coding sequence ATGCTATGCGGAGGCTGCGCGGCATCCGGTACGGGCGCGAGAACGATGCGCGGCGGCATGGCGAACGACTCGACCGATTTCGGTATGCCGCTCGACCCGTGGACGTTGGGGCCGGATGTGTTTGCACAAACAAAGCGTGTTGTGGAAGACGAGTCTCGGGCGGATAGCGCTGAGGCGCAGATAGGATCGGCGCCCGTGCCATCGCTGCCCGCAGACCAATCGGCGGCCGCAGCAAAAGTCGTGGTCGTGACGGCGGATACTGTAGCACCCGCCAGCGAGTCAACATTGCCGGTGGACATTGCGGATGATGTTCCCAACCAACCGGCACGATTCACGGTGCAGCTGGGCACGTTCCTGGATCGGCAACGCGCCCAGGAGTTCTATGATCGGGCGGCGGACCAACTTGGACTGTCTGGCGTGATTCTGACTGATTGGCCGTTTTTCCGTCTGCGATTCGGCAGCTACTCCACACGCGAGTCCGCCGATTCTCTCCATCAAGTTGCGATGACACGCGGGTTCTACGATGCCCGCGTGTTGCGTTTGACCCATTGA